The following coding sequences lie in one Eubacterium ventriosum genomic window:
- a CDS encoding N-acetyltransferase, protein MIRELQRDDINKVADIWLDTNIKAHNFIPDEYWKSNFKSVKEALLLAEVYVYEYDTEIQGFIGLNDEYVEGIFVSGEMQSQGIGKILLNYAKDKRNKLHLNVYQKNARAISFYKREGFEIQHSGLDEATGEKDYVMTWQHK, encoded by the coding sequence ATGATTAGAGAACTTCAAAGGGATGATATAAATAAAGTTGCAGATATATGGTTGGATACGAATATAAAGGCACATAATTTTATCCCCGACGAATACTGGAAAAGCAATTTCAAATCAGTAAAAGAAGCGTTGTTATTAGCAGAGGTTTATGTGTATGAGTATGATACAGAAATACAGGGTTTTATAGGGTTAAATGATGAATATGTTGAGGGCATTTTTGTTTCTGGTGAAATGCAATCGCAGGGTATAGGTAAAATTCTGCTGAATTATGCAAAGGATAAAAGGAATAAGTTGCACTTGAACGTATACCAAAAGAACGCACGGGCAATATCTTTTTACAAGAGAGAAGGATTTGAGATTCAGCATAGTGGATTAGATGAGGCTACCGGAGAAAAAGATTATGTAATGACATGGCAACACAAATAG
- a CDS encoding DUF6440 family protein → MAKKEERFEVTFRDGSQLKDEGVRQILVDKETGVNYLCWKSGYGAAITPLLDSEGKVIVTK, encoded by the coding sequence ATGGCAAAGAAAGAAGAAAGATTTGAAGTTACATTTAGAGACGGAAGTCAGCTTAAGGATGAAGGAGTTCGCCAAATCCTTGTAGATAAGGAGACTGGGGTTAACTATCTTTGTTGGAAATCTGGATATGGAGCGGCTATTACACCTCTTCTGGATTCAGAAGGAAAAGTCATAGTTACAAAGTAA
- a CDS encoding DUF6483 family protein — MYFTDEKDYIMRMIKEMVRVLFSLMFGKKYVSVELEKENKYEVSGKNLKDFLDMIDSGEINEAENILLDSIDYTDRNEVMAAALFYQYLSEKDSEFLKNNNYTKEEVMSGFKQLLMQSGYTDLLCLVKAEE, encoded by the coding sequence ATGTATTTCACAGACGAAAAAGACTATATTATGCGAATGATAAAAGAAATGGTAAGAGTATTATTTTCTTTAATGTTTGGGAAAAAGTATGTTTCTGTTGAACTTGAAAAAGAAAATAAATATGAAGTATCAGGGAAAAATTTGAAAGATTTTCTTGATATGATTGATTCTGGGGAAATTAACGAAGCAGAGAATATACTTTTAGATAGCATTGATTATACAGACAGAAATGAGGTAATGGCAGCAGCTCTTTTCTACCAATACCTTAGTGAGAAGGATAGTGAGTTTTTGAAAAATAATAATTATACAAAAGAAGAAGTGATGTCTGGTTTTAAGCAATTACTTATGCAGTCAGGATATACTGATTTGCTATGTTTGGTCAAAGCTGAAGAGTAA
- a CDS encoding DUF3784 domain-containing protein yields MFYIVFDFMMAVIMFLFGMWFYKSEGKATKFLSGYNMKSADERKKYDENAMCKAYGKRMMFMSVPFIIGIIIDIQYQGIGCWIAWGIWLIMFVLLLIDRHKRER; encoded by the coding sequence ATGTTCTATATTGTTTTTGACTTTATGATGGCAGTGATTATGTTTTTGTTTGGAATGTGGTTTTATAAATCAGAAGGAAAAGCTACTAAATTCTTGTCGGGTTATAATATGAAATCAGCGGATGAACGAAAGAAATACGATGAGAATGCTATGTGTAAGGCATATGGAAAAAGAATGATGTTTATGTCAGTTCCTTTTATTATTGGAATAATCATAGATATCCAATATCAAGGAATAGGCTGTTGGATCGCATGGGGGATATGGCTTATTATGTTTGTTTTGTTGCTTATTGATAGACATAAAAGAGAACGTTAA
- a CDS encoding TnpV protein, whose translation MIPNVVFAIKCKDGFDNKWNNKYVEVTEQVGRLGCFGFMIINIPGTCFGGWSDEAFALYLIVDTILVIRFPVRMILWICMKSLIRDAVSFFSFLVKKFVVICKNLSKSVLYFNLLTSGKLYEHLAEIDTSARDMAEYLIKEMAKKQGVTEELKATDMMRWIGLMNNIRACADEIVMNDIVYS comes from the coding sequence ATGATACCCAATGTTGTATTTGCGATTAAGTGCAAAGATGGATTTGATAATAAGTGGAACAATAAATATGTTGAGGTCACAGAACAAGTAGGGAGATTGGGTTGTTTCGGATTCATGATAATCAATATTCCGGGAACTTGTTTCGGGGGGTGGTCTGACGAAGCATTTGCACTATATCTGATTGTAGATACCATATTGGTAATCAGATTTCCTGTCCGGATGATTTTATGGATCTGTATGAAAAGCCTTATCAGAGATGCAGTATCGTTTTTTTCGTTTCTTGTGAAAAAATTTGTAGTTATTTGTAAAAATTTGTCGAAAAGTGTGCTATATTTTAATCTGCTGACAAGCGGAAAGTTATATGAACACCTTGCCGAAATTGATACTTCGGCTCGTGATATGGCGGAATATCTGATAAAGGAAATGGCAAAGAAGCAAGGTGTAACAGAAGAACTGAAAGCAACGGATATGATGAGATGGATAGGATTGATGAATAACATTCGAGCCTGTGCCGATGAGATTGTAATGAATGATATTGTGTATTCCTAA
- a CDS encoding DUF6442 family protein has protein sequence MKKDEILNASRKEHRNKDLAEMEVVYQAGSHASRVGALVCCLLSLLSSVLAHTMIYSPWVIYFSIIATQWLVRFIKMKRKSDLVLTVLFFVLSIFAFVGFVSHLLEVRI, from the coding sequence ATGAAAAAGGACGAAATCTTAAATGCAAGCAGAAAAGAACATCGCAATAAGGACTTGGCTGAAATGGAAGTGGTATATCAAGCCGGAAGTCACGCAAGCAGAGTTGGTGCTTTAGTGTGTTGTTTGCTTTCGCTGTTATCTTCTGTGCTTGCTCATACTATGATTTACAGTCCGTGGGTTATATACTTCAGCATTATTGCAACACAATGGTTAGTTCGTTTTATCAAAATGAAGCGAAAGAGTGATTTGGTCTTGACCGTTCTGTTTTTTGTGCTTTCCATTTTTGCATTTGTTGGATTTGTTAGCCACCTTTTAGAGGTGAGAATATGA
- a CDS encoding helix-turn-helix transcriptional regulator has product MKEQLQLKNHLKEVRTEANLSQAQLAEMVGVSRNTISSIETGQFNPTAKLALILCIALDKKFEELFYF; this is encoded by the coding sequence ATGAAAGAACAATTACAACTGAAAAATCACTTAAAGGAAGTTCGCACAGAAGCAAATCTTTCTCAAGCTCAGCTTGCAGAAATGGTAGGGGTATCAAGAAATACCATTAGTTCTATTGAAACAGGACAGTTTAATCCAACTGCAAAATTGGCTCTAATTCTTTGTATTGCATTGGACAAAAAATTTGAGGAACTATTCTATTTTTAG
- a CDS encoding plasmid recombination protein produces the protein MYLSCGFYFRQERRIACSAEKGERNGEKQQGGYELCKGKKYTVSDVSKAERHNERKNETYENINMIEERIPYNVHFKKPFAPTYMEQLKQMEADGMVSLRGLRKDATLFNEIAIKCKDGFDNKWNNKYVEVTEQVGRLGCFGFMIINIPGTWFGRWSDEALALSIIPSMLFLFSGIMSRSVLLIIASVLFAPSHIVISYKNVK, from the coding sequence ATGTATCTTTCCTGTGGTTTTTATTTTCGGCAGGAAAGGAGGATTGCTTGCTCTGCCGAGAAAGGAGAACGAAATGGCGAAAAGCAACAAGGCGGATATGAGTTGTGCAAGGGTAAAAAGTACACCGTTTCTGATGTGAGCAAGGCGGAAAGGCACAACGAACGCAAGAATGAAACCTATGAAAATATAAATATGATTGAGGAACGCATACCCTATAATGTGCATTTCAAAAAGCCTTTTGCTCCGACCTATATGGAGCAATTAAAGCAGATGGAAGCTGACGGTATGGTGTCGCTTCGTGGGTTGAGAAAAGACGCAACGCTCTTTAACGAGATTGCGATTAAGTGCAAAGATGGATTTGATAATAAGTGGAACAATAAATATGTTGAGGTCACAGAACAAGTAGGGAGATTGGGTTGTTTCGGATTCATGATAATCAATATTCCGGGAACTTGGTTCGGGAGGTGGTCTGACGAAGCATTAGCACTTTCTATTATTCCTTCAATGTTGTTCTTATTTAGTGGGATTATGAGTAGGTCAGTGCTATTGATTATTGCATCAGTATTATTTGCACCAAGTCATATTGTGATTTCATATAAAAATGTAAAATAA
- a CDS encoding phosphatase, which produces MNKILADMHTHTIASGHAYATLTEMCKEAANKGLEIYGITEHSSGIPGTCADIYFQNLRVIPRDLFGLDLRLGAEINIIDYNGTLDLGQEYIDRLDFVIAGIHSVCYKFGSKEENTAAIINAIKNPNVNIISHPDDGRCPLDYEALVQAAKEYHVLLEINNNALRDKNRKNVKENQKLIIENCKKYNHPFIMGSDAHFTTDIANYDHCGPLVESMNVDNELIMNYYPDRLREFLRK; this is translated from the coding sequence ATGAACAAAATTCTCGCAGATATGCACACTCACACCATTGCAAGCGGTCACGCTTATGCCACACTTACAGAAATGTGTAAAGAAGCAGCAAACAAAGGACTTGAAATTTATGGAATCACTGAACACAGTTCAGGAATCCCCGGAACTTGTGCTGATATTTATTTTCAAAATTTAAGAGTTATTCCAAGAGACCTTTTTGGATTAGATTTAAGACTTGGTGCGGAAATTAACATAATTGACTACAATGGTACACTTGACCTTGGTCAGGAATACATTGACCGACTTGATTTTGTTATTGCCGGCATCCATTCTGTATGTTACAAGTTTGGCTCAAAAGAAGAAAACACTGCTGCAATAATAAATGCCATTAAGAATCCTAATGTGAACATTATAAGCCATCCTGACGACGGCCGTTGTCCTCTTGATTACGAAGCCCTTGTTCAGGCTGCAAAAGAATATCACGTTCTTCTTGAAATAAATAATAATGCCCTTAGGGATAAAAATAGAAAAAATGTAAAAGAAAACCAGAAATTAATTATCGAAAACTGTAAGAAATACAATCATCCTTTCATAATGGGAAGTGATGCTCACTTTACAACTGATATTGCCAACTACGACCACTGCGGTCCATTGGTAGAATCAATGAATGTTGATAATGAATTAATAATGAATTATTATCCGGATAGGTTGAGGGAATTTCTTAGGAAATAG
- a CDS encoding helix-turn-helix domain-containing protein, whose amino-acid sequence MDIGKKIKELRILKGLTQEELADRAELTKGFISQVERNHTSPSIATLVDILQCLGTDLKNFFEDDEDNQIVFSKEDYFEKEDKELKNMIQWIVPNAQKNLMEPIMVTLEAGGSTYPDNPHEGEEFGYVLSGTIKVVLGSKTYKVKKGETFYYEAKYKHYLKSDKGAKVLWISGPPSF is encoded by the coding sequence ATGGATATAGGAAAAAAGATTAAAGAGTTAAGAATTTTGAAAGGACTTACTCAGGAGGAATTGGCTGATAGGGCAGAGTTGACTAAGGGATTTATTTCTCAGGTTGAGAGGAATCATACATCTCCGTCAATAGCAACTCTTGTGGATATTCTCCAGTGTCTGGGTACGGATTTGAAGAATTTTTTTGAAGATGATGAGGATAATCAGATTGTCTTTTCTAAGGAAGACTATTTTGAGAAGGAAGATAAAGAACTTAAAAATATGATTCAGTGGATTGTGCCAAATGCACAAAAAAATCTGATGGAACCTATTATGGTCACATTAGAGGCAGGCGGTTCAACTTACCCTGACAATCCTCACGAGGGTGAAGAGTTTGGCTATGTTTTGTCAGGAACGATTAAGGTCGTGCTTGGAAGCAAGACTTATAAAGTGAAAAAAGGTGAAACTTTTTATTATGAGGCAAAATATAAGCACTATCTTAAATCAGACAAGGGCGCAAAGGTGTTATGGATTAGTGGCCCCCCAAGTTTTTAA
- the potA gene encoding spermidine/putrescine ABC transporter ATP-binding protein, whose amino-acid sequence MEKKIIELKNISKNFEDQQVLKGIDLNIYENEFLTLLGPSGCGKTTLLRIIGGFEEPSNGQLIFDGKDISKVPPYKREVNTVFQKYALFPFLNVADNIAFGLNLKKMDKDVIEKKVSRMLELVGLKGFEKRDVTLLSGGQQQRVAIARALVNEPKVLLLDEPLGALDAKLRKDMQTELKKIQKEVGITFIFVTHDQEEALSMSDTIVVLNDGVIQQIGTPMDIYNEPQNRFVAEFIGESNIIEGNMIKDCLVNFDGIDWECVDKGFKDNEDIEVVLRPEDMDVVEPEAGKVSGTIISKVFMGVHYEYLVETKNRNYKVHTTENYEIGKKVGLTIDPFDIQVMHKMEN is encoded by the coding sequence ATGGAAAAGAAGATTATTGAATTAAAAAATATTAGCAAGAATTTTGAAGACCAGCAGGTTTTAAAGGGGATTGATTTAAACATATATGAAAACGAATTTCTTACATTACTTGGACCAAGCGGATGCGGTAAGACTACTTTGTTAAGAATTATCGGTGGTTTCGAGGAACCAAGTAATGGTCAGTTGATTTTTGACGGAAAGGATATTTCAAAGGTTCCGCCTTACAAAAGAGAAGTAAATACAGTATTTCAGAAGTACGCCCTGTTTCCTTTCTTAAATGTGGCAGATAATATTGCTTTTGGTCTTAATCTTAAGAAAATGGACAAAGACGTCATAGAGAAAAAGGTTAGCAGAATGCTTGAACTGGTAGGCCTTAAAGGCTTTGAAAAAAGAGATGTAACTTTACTTTCAGGAGGTCAGCAGCAGAGAGTTGCCATAGCAAGAGCCCTTGTTAACGAACCTAAGGTATTGCTTCTTGATGAGCCTTTGGGTGCGTTGGATGCCAAGCTTAGAAAAGATATGCAGACTGAGCTTAAAAAGATTCAGAAGGAAGTTGGAATTACATTTATTTTTGTTACTCACGACCAGGAAGAGGCACTTTCAATGTCAGATACAATCGTTGTTTTGAACGACGGTGTTATTCAGCAGATTGGAACTCCAATGGATATTTACAACGAGCCACAGAACAGATTTGTAGCTGAATTTATTGGTGAGTCAAATATTATTGAAGGTAATATGATTAAGGACTGCCTTGTTAATTTTGATGGCATAGACTGGGAATGTGTAGACAAGGGATTTAAGGATAATGAAGATATTGAAGTTGTTTTAAGACCTGAAGACATGGATGTTGTGGAACCGGAGGCAGGTAAGGTTTCAGGAACTATTATTTCAAAAGTTTTTATGGGTGTTCATTATGAATATCTCGTGGAAACTAAAAACAGAAATTATAAGGTTCATACAACAGAAAATTATGAAATTGGGAAAAAAGTAGGACTTACAATTGATCCTTTTGACATTCAGGTAATGCACAAAATGGAGAATTAA
- a CDS encoding ABC transporter permease, which produces MHHYKGLVKPYVLWSFLLIVLPLALILLYSITTGDNSLITIHFTLDNFRKISDPIYLNVFIKSLQMGLITTGVCLVLAYPMAYIISKFDESSQNILILLVTIPMWINTLLRTYAWISLLSDNGIINSLFKLLGLNQQTMMYTNFSVVMGLVCDLLPFMVIPIHTSLAKMDHSLVEAASDLGANRFQTFTKVILKLSLPGVINGVSMVFLLSISSFVIPQLLGGHQFVLIGNLIENQFISVGDWNFGSSISVILAVIILVMMGFMKKIDPDENGGN; this is translated from the coding sequence ATGCATCATTATAAAGGCTTAGTGAAACCTTATGTGTTATGGTCTTTTCTGCTAATAGTTTTGCCTTTGGCATTAATATTACTTTACTCCATTACAACAGGGGATAATTCACTTATAACAATACATTTTACATTAGATAATTTTAGAAAAATATCTGATCCTATTTACTTAAATGTTTTTATTAAATCTTTGCAAATGGGACTAATTACAACGGGAGTTTGCCTTGTTTTGGCATATCCAATGGCGTATATTATTTCAAAGTTTGATGAAAGTTCTCAGAATATTTTAATACTGTTAGTCACAATTCCAATGTGGATTAACACATTGCTTAGAACTTATGCATGGATAAGTCTTTTGTCAGACAACGGAATTATTAATTCATTATTTAAACTGTTAGGATTAAATCAGCAGACAATGATGTACACTAATTTTTCGGTTGTTATGGGCTTAGTATGTGATTTGTTGCCATTTATGGTTATTCCAATTCACACATCACTGGCAAAAATGGACCACTCACTTGTGGAAGCTGCAAGTGACCTTGGTGCCAACAGATTTCAGACTTTTACAAAGGTTATTTTGAAATTGTCACTTCCTGGCGTTATAAACGGTGTTTCAATGGTATTTCTTTTGTCTATTTCAAGTTTCGTTATACCACAGTTACTTGGCGGACATCAGTTTGTACTTATTGGTAACCTTATTGAAAATCAGTTTATTTCTGTAGGTGACTGGAATTTCGGAAGTTCCATTTCAGTTATTCTTGCAGTTATTATTTTAGTAATGATGGGATTTATGAAAAAAATAGATCCTGACGAGAATGGAGGTAACTAA
- a CDS encoding extracellular solute-binding protein: protein MNKKKISIGPKLYITLCFIFFYLPIAVTMFFSFNSSKSLTKFTGFSLKWYKKLLTDNDIIAAVYVSISIAVIATIISTVLGTITAIGLSRSRKILREWLLNVNNMPIMNPDIVTAIGLMILFTSMRLERGYLTMLLAHIAFCTPYVITSVYPKVRSMDHNLANVAMDLGATPFQALTKVIIPMLKPGIFAGMLLAFTMSLDDFVVSYFVTGNGVSNISIVVYNMTKRTNPTINALSTLLILVVVLILVGVNVIPALAKKRHKKVEMSASHNSPLKKIGVAVATVGVLAVAVFCGARFSAISSKPVLRVYNSGEYMDTSLIEDFQKEYNCKVVYETFDSNETMYTKLQSGAEYDVIIPSDYMIERLISEDYLQPIDWKLITNKDKIIPKLLKNDFDPDNKYTVPYYWGTVGILYDKTVVDENDLKEGWNILRNKKYSGQIYMYDSERDSFMVALKDLGYSMNTRNKDELKQAYNWLIEQNNTMKPVYVGDDVMDNMISGNKAMAVVYSGDGSYVINENDNMGFLVPDQGSNVWTDGMVITKKCKNTKLAHQFIDYFLSYDVAEQNTDYIGYDSAVKSVYEYFKNDAYAGNPGCGPDTSNPKNEVFKDQPQDIKAYSSSLWTKVKSH, encoded by the coding sequence ATGAATAAGAAGAAAATCTCCATAGGACCAAAATTATATATTACATTGTGTTTTATATTTTTCTATTTACCAATTGCAGTTACAATGTTTTTTTCATTTAACTCATCAAAATCCTTAACTAAGTTTACCGGATTTTCACTTAAATGGTATAAGAAACTTTTAACAGACAATGATATTATTGCAGCAGTTTATGTATCTATAAGTATTGCTGTTATTGCCACAATTATATCTACAGTTCTTGGTACAATTACGGCAATCGGACTTTCAAGAAGCAGAAAAATTCTTAGAGAATGGCTTTTGAATGTTAACAATATGCCTATTATGAACCCTGATATTGTTACGGCAATCGGACTTATGATTTTGTTTACGTCAATGAGACTTGAACGTGGATATCTTACAATGCTTTTAGCACATATTGCTTTTTGTACGCCATATGTTATAACAAGTGTTTATCCAAAGGTTCGAAGTATGGACCACAACCTTGCAAATGTTGCCATGGATCTTGGTGCCACACCGTTTCAGGCGTTAACTAAGGTTATTATTCCGATGTTAAAACCGGGAATTTTTGCAGGAATGCTTCTTGCATTTACAATGTCACTTGACGATTTTGTTGTTTCATATTTTGTAACAGGAAACGGTGTTTCCAACATTTCAATTGTTGTTTACAATATGACAAAGAGAACAAATCCTACAATTAACGCTTTGTCAACATTGCTTATTCTTGTGGTTGTTTTGATTTTGGTTGGTGTAAATGTTATACCGGCTCTTGCAAAAAAAAGACACAAAAAGGTTGAAATGTCAGCATCACACAATAGTCCCCTTAAAAAGATTGGTGTGGCTGTTGCAACTGTTGGAGTTTTGGCAGTGGCAGTATTTTGTGGGGCAAGATTTTCAGCCATTAGCAGTAAGCCGGTTCTTCGTGTGTATAATTCAGGGGAATATATGGATACTTCTCTTATTGAGGATTTCCAAAAAGAGTATAACTGCAAGGTTGTATATGAAACATTTGATTCTAACGAAACAATGTATACAAAGCTTCAAAGTGGGGCAGAATATGATGTGATAATACCGTCTGATTATATGATTGAACGACTTATATCAGAAGATTATTTGCAGCCAATTGACTGGAAACTTATAACTAACAAAGACAAGATTATTCCAAAGCTCTTGAAGAATGACTTTGATCCTGATAATAAATACACAGTACCTTATTATTGGGGAACTGTAGGGATTTTGTACGACAAAACAGTTGTAGATGAAAATGACTTAAAAGAAGGTTGGAATATTCTAAGGAATAAGAAATACAGCGGTCAGATTTATATGTATGATTCTGAAAGGGATTCTTTTATGGTGGCTTTGAAAGACCTTGGTTATTCAATGAATACAAGAAATAAAGATGAACTAAAACAGGCGTACAACTGGCTTATTGAACAGAATAATACAATGAAACCTGTATATGTTGGAGATGATGTTATGGACAACATGATTTCAGGTAATAAGGCAATGGCTGTAGTATATTCAGGAGATGGCTCATATGTTATTAATGAGAATGATAATATGGGATTTCTCGTGCCGGATCAGGGAAGTAATGTTTGGACTGACGGAATGGTTATTACCAAAAAGTGCAAAAATACTAAACTTGCTCATCAGTTTATTGATTATTTCTTAAGTTATGATGTGGCAGAGCAGAATACTGATTATATAGGATATGACAGCGCAGTAAAAAGTGTTTATGAATATTTTAAAAATGATGCTTACGCAGGAAATCCGGGCTGTGGACCTGACACGTCAAATCCTAAAAATGAAGTTTTTAAAGACCAGCCACAGGATATAAAGGCGTATAGTTCAAGTCTTTGGACAAAAGTTAAGTCACATTAG
- a CDS encoding CDP-alcohol phosphatidyltransferase family protein gives MDKNFWREYFSIPNIMGYFRIALAMLYMLLFYRALDGAPYWPVIVTIVISGITDFFDGKIARRFNMITDWGKMLDPIADKITLGAIIISMSFKYSIVVPMVVFYIIKEGYMAVAGIISIRAGHKIEGAMWYGKVCTFATYVILIVLLLFPNMPEVMVNVLVIADMIIMAFTLIKYFIYHRGLWEELRGKLPKNIEK, from the coding sequence ATGGACAAAAATTTTTGGAGGGAATATTTTTCTATTCCTAATATAATGGGATATTTTAGAATAGCGTTGGCAATGTTATATATGTTGCTATTTTACAGGGCGTTAGACGGTGCTCCTTACTGGCCTGTAATTGTGACAATTGTAATCTCGGGAATAACAGATTTCTTTGATGGTAAAATTGCCAGAAGGTTTAATATGATAACAGACTGGGGAAAGATGCTTGATCCAATAGCCGACAAAATAACTTTGGGAGCTATTATTATAAGCATGTCTTTCAAATATTCCATAGTTGTACCCATGGTTGTCTTTTATATAATAAAAGAAGGCTATATGGCGGTTGCAGGAATTATATCAATTAGAGCCGGACACAAAATCGAAGGTGCAATGTGGTATGGCAAAGTATGCACTTTTGCAACTTATGTAATTCTGATTGTATTGCTTTTATTTCCTAATATGCCGGAAGTTATGGTTAATGTTTTGGTTATAGCAGATATGATTATAATGGCATTTACCCTGATAAAATATTTTATTTATCACAGAGGCTTGTGGGAAGAGTTAAGAGGTAAGTTGCCGAAAAACATCGAGAAATAA